From Cucumis melo cultivar AY chromosome 1, USDA_Cmelo_AY_1.0, whole genome shotgun sequence, a single genomic window includes:
- the LOC103497572 gene encoding ureide permease 2-like isoform X4 → MYVVESKGGAIACMVFALLLLGTWPALLTLLERRGRLPQHTYLDYSITNLLAALIIAFTFGEIGNSSLHHPNFIQQLSQDNWPSVMFAMAGGIVLSLGNLSTQYAWAFVGLSVTEVITSSITVVIGTTLNYFLDDKINKAEILFPGVACFLIAVCLGSAVHSSNTADNKAKLESLSRHTNQESNTTDAPPKSSKAFNLATNDQWHTLNNGVPHLSVYTAFFYFSVSCFVIAIVLNVVFLYRPILNSPKTTLKAYVNDWNGRGWALLAGLLCGFGNGLQFMGGQAAGYAAADAVQALPLVSTFWGIVLFGEYRRSSKKTYALLISMLLMFMAAVGILMASSGHRNQS, encoded by the exons ATGTATGTGGTGGAGAGTAAAGGAGGTGCTATAGCTTGTATGGTATTTGCACTTTTGTTATTAGGAACATGGCCAGCACTTTTGACTTTGCTTGAACGAAGAGGGCGTCTTCCTCAACATACTTATCTTGATTACTCCATAACCAACTTATTAGCTGCTCTAATCATTGCTTTCACCTTTGGTGAGATTGGGAATTCCTCTCTTCATCATCCTAATTTTATCCAACAGCTTTCTCAG GATAATTGGCCTTCTGTGATGTTTGCTATGGCAGGTGGGATAGTACTAAGTCTTGGAAATCTTTCAACTCAATATGCTTGGGCTTTTGTCGGTTTATCAGTTACAGAAGTTATCACTTCAAGCATAACAGTTGTTATAG GTACAACTTTAAACTACTTTCTTGATGACAAAATCAATAAAGCTGAGATACTTTTCCCTGGTGTTGCTTGCTTTTTGATTGCTGTTTGTCTTGGTTCTGCTGTTCACTCATCCAACACAGCTGATAACAAAGCAAAACTTGAAAGTTTGTCTCGCCACACGAACCAAGAATCCAA CACAACTGATGCTCCTCCTAAATCAAGCAAGg CATTCAATTTGGCAACAAACGATCAATGGCACACTTTAAACAACGGTGTTCCGCACTTGTCGGTCTACACTGCGTTTTTCTACTTCTCGGTTTCTTGCTTCGTCATAGCCATCGTTCTCAACGTCGTCTTCCTTTACCGCCCCATACTTAACTCGCCAAAAACAACATTGAAGGCATATGTGAATGATTGGAATGGTAGAGGATGGGCGTTGTTGGCTGGACTCTTGTGTGGCTTTGGCAATGGTTTGCAGTTTATGGGTGGCCAAGCTGCTGGTTATGCTGCAGCGGATGCTGTGCAG GCGCTTCCACTGGTAAGCACGTTCTGGGGAATTGTTCTATTTGGAGAATACCGTAGATCATCGAAGAAAACATATGCTTTGCTCATAAGTATGTTGTTAATGTTCATGGCGGCTGTTGGTATCCTAATGGCTTCTTCAGGACATAGAAATCAAAGTTGA
- the LOC103497572 gene encoding ureide permease 2-like isoform X3, whose product MYVVESKGGAIACMVFALLLLGTWPALLTLLERRGRLPQHTYLDYSITNLLAALIIAFTFGEIGNSSLHHPNFIQQLSQDNWPSVMFAMAGGIVLSLGNLSTQYAWAFVGLSVTEVITSSITVVIADNKAKLESLSRHTNQESNTTDAPPKSSKDLESANCSSLKAKFGTADFLVQLEKRRSIKVFGKSTLIGLSITFFAGICFSLFSPAFNLATNDQWHTLNNGVPHLSVYTAFFYFSVSCFVIAIVLNVVFLYRPILNSPKTTLKAYVNDWNGRGWALLAGLLCGFGNGLQFMGGQAAGYAAADAVQALPLVSTFWGIVLFGEYRRSSKKTYALLISMLLMFMAAVGILMASSGHRNQS is encoded by the exons ATGTATGTGGTGGAGAGTAAAGGAGGTGCTATAGCTTGTATGGTATTTGCACTTTTGTTATTAGGAACATGGCCAGCACTTTTGACTTTGCTTGAACGAAGAGGGCGTCTTCCTCAACATACTTATCTTGATTACTCCATAACCAACTTATTAGCTGCTCTAATCATTGCTTTCACCTTTGGTGAGATTGGGAATTCCTCTCTTCATCATCCTAATTTTATCCAACAGCTTTCTCAG GATAATTGGCCTTCTGTGATGTTTGCTATGGCAGGTGGGATAGTACTAAGTCTTGGAAATCTTTCAACTCAATATGCTTGGGCTTTTGTCGGTTTATCAGTTACAGAAGTTATCACTTCAAGCATAACAGTTGTTATAG CTGATAACAAAGCAAAACTTGAAAGTTTGTCTCGCCACACGAACCAAGAATCCAA CACAACTGATGCTCCTCCTAAATCAAGCAAGg ACTTGGAAAGTGCTAATTGTTCTTCACTGAAGGCAAAATTTGGTACTGCAGATTTTCTTGTTCAACTTGAGAAAAGAAGATCCATTAAA GTCTTTGGTAAGAGTACATTAATTGGACTATCCATAACTTTCTTTGCTGGAATTTGCTTTTCTCTCTTCTCACCAGCATTCAATTTGGCAACAAACGATCAATGGCACACTTTAAACAACGGTGTTCCGCACTTGTCGGTCTACACTGCGTTTTTCTACTTCTCGGTTTCTTGCTTCGTCATAGCCATCGTTCTCAACGTCGTCTTCCTTTACCGCCCCATACTTAACTCGCCAAAAACAACATTGAAGGCATATGTGAATGATTGGAATGGTAGAGGATGGGCGTTGTTGGCTGGACTCTTGTGTGGCTTTGGCAATGGTTTGCAGTTTATGGGTGGCCAAGCTGCTGGTTATGCTGCAGCGGATGCTGTGCAG GCGCTTCCACTGGTAAGCACGTTCTGGGGAATTGTTCTATTTGGAGAATACCGTAGATCATCGAAGAAAACATATGCTTTGCTCATAAGTATGTTGTTAATGTTCATGGCGGCTGTTGGTATCCTAATGGCTTCTTCAGGACATAGAAATCAAAGTTGA
- the LOC103497572 gene encoding ureide permease 2-like isoform X5: protein MYVVESKGGAIACMVFALLLLGTWPALLTLLERRGRLPQHTYLDYSITNLLAALIIAFTFGEIGNSSLHHPNFIQQLSQDNWPSVMFAMAGGIVLSLGNLSTQYAWAFVGLSVTEVITSSITVVIADNKAKLESLSRHTNQESNTTDAPPKSSKDFLVQLEKRRSIKVFGKSTLIGLSITFFAGICFSLFSPAFNLATNDQWHTLNNGVPHLSVYTAFFYFSVSCFVIAIVLNVVFLYRPILNSPKTTLKAYVNDWNGRGWALLAGLLCGFGNGLQFMGGQAAGYAAADAVQALPLVSTFWGIVLFGEYRRSSKKTYALLISMLLMFMAAVGILMASSGHRNQS from the exons ATGTATGTGGTGGAGAGTAAAGGAGGTGCTATAGCTTGTATGGTATTTGCACTTTTGTTATTAGGAACATGGCCAGCACTTTTGACTTTGCTTGAACGAAGAGGGCGTCTTCCTCAACATACTTATCTTGATTACTCCATAACCAACTTATTAGCTGCTCTAATCATTGCTTTCACCTTTGGTGAGATTGGGAATTCCTCTCTTCATCATCCTAATTTTATCCAACAGCTTTCTCAG GATAATTGGCCTTCTGTGATGTTTGCTATGGCAGGTGGGATAGTACTAAGTCTTGGAAATCTTTCAACTCAATATGCTTGGGCTTTTGTCGGTTTATCAGTTACAGAAGTTATCACTTCAAGCATAACAGTTGTTATAG CTGATAACAAAGCAAAACTTGAAAGTTTGTCTCGCCACACGAACCAAGAATCCAA CACAACTGATGCTCCTCCTAAATCAAGCAAGg ATTTTCTTGTTCAACTTGAGAAAAGAAGATCCATTAAA GTCTTTGGTAAGAGTACATTAATTGGACTATCCATAACTTTCTTTGCTGGAATTTGCTTTTCTCTCTTCTCACCAGCATTCAATTTGGCAACAAACGATCAATGGCACACTTTAAACAACGGTGTTCCGCACTTGTCGGTCTACACTGCGTTTTTCTACTTCTCGGTTTCTTGCTTCGTCATAGCCATCGTTCTCAACGTCGTCTTCCTTTACCGCCCCATACTTAACTCGCCAAAAACAACATTGAAGGCATATGTGAATGATTGGAATGGTAGAGGATGGGCGTTGTTGGCTGGACTCTTGTGTGGCTTTGGCAATGGTTTGCAGTTTATGGGTGGCCAAGCTGCTGGTTATGCTGCAGCGGATGCTGTGCAG GCGCTTCCACTGGTAAGCACGTTCTGGGGAATTGTTCTATTTGGAGAATACCGTAGATCATCGAAGAAAACATATGCTTTGCTCATAAGTATGTTGTTAATGTTCATGGCGGCTGTTGGTATCCTAATGGCTTCTTCAGGACATAGAAATCAAAGTTGA
- the LOC103497572 gene encoding ureide permease 1-like isoform X1, whose amino-acid sequence MYVVESKGGAIACMVFALLLLGTWPALLTLLERRGRLPQHTYLDYSITNLLAALIIAFTFGEIGNSSLHHPNFIQQLSQDNWPSVMFAMAGGIVLSLGNLSTQYAWAFVGLSVTEVITSSITVVIGTTLNYFLDDKINKAEILFPGVACFLIAVCLGSAVHSSNTADNKAKLESLSRHTNQESNTTDAPPKSSKDLESANCSSLKAKFGTADFLVQLEKRRSIKVFGKSTLIGLSITFFAGICFSLFSPAFNLATNDQWHTLNNGVPHLSVYTAFFYFSVSCFVIAIVLNVVFLYRPILNSPKTTLKAYVNDWNGRGWALLAGLLCGFGNGLQFMGGQAAGYAAADAVQALPLVSTFWGIVLFGEYRRSSKKTYALLISMLLMFMAAVGILMASSGHRNQS is encoded by the exons ATGTATGTGGTGGAGAGTAAAGGAGGTGCTATAGCTTGTATGGTATTTGCACTTTTGTTATTAGGAACATGGCCAGCACTTTTGACTTTGCTTGAACGAAGAGGGCGTCTTCCTCAACATACTTATCTTGATTACTCCATAACCAACTTATTAGCTGCTCTAATCATTGCTTTCACCTTTGGTGAGATTGGGAATTCCTCTCTTCATCATCCTAATTTTATCCAACAGCTTTCTCAG GATAATTGGCCTTCTGTGATGTTTGCTATGGCAGGTGGGATAGTACTAAGTCTTGGAAATCTTTCAACTCAATATGCTTGGGCTTTTGTCGGTTTATCAGTTACAGAAGTTATCACTTCAAGCATAACAGTTGTTATAG GTACAACTTTAAACTACTTTCTTGATGACAAAATCAATAAAGCTGAGATACTTTTCCCTGGTGTTGCTTGCTTTTTGATTGCTGTTTGTCTTGGTTCTGCTGTTCACTCATCCAACACAGCTGATAACAAAGCAAAACTTGAAAGTTTGTCTCGCCACACGAACCAAGAATCCAA CACAACTGATGCTCCTCCTAAATCAAGCAAGg ACTTGGAAAGTGCTAATTGTTCTTCACTGAAGGCAAAATTTGGTACTGCAGATTTTCTTGTTCAACTTGAGAAAAGAAGATCCATTAAA GTCTTTGGTAAGAGTACATTAATTGGACTATCCATAACTTTCTTTGCTGGAATTTGCTTTTCTCTCTTCTCACCAGCATTCAATTTGGCAACAAACGATCAATGGCACACTTTAAACAACGGTGTTCCGCACTTGTCGGTCTACACTGCGTTTTTCTACTTCTCGGTTTCTTGCTTCGTCATAGCCATCGTTCTCAACGTCGTCTTCCTTTACCGCCCCATACTTAACTCGCCAAAAACAACATTGAAGGCATATGTGAATGATTGGAATGGTAGAGGATGGGCGTTGTTGGCTGGACTCTTGTGTGGCTTTGGCAATGGTTTGCAGTTTATGGGTGGCCAAGCTGCTGGTTATGCTGCAGCGGATGCTGTGCAG GCGCTTCCACTGGTAAGCACGTTCTGGGGAATTGTTCTATTTGGAGAATACCGTAGATCATCGAAGAAAACATATGCTTTGCTCATAAGTATGTTGTTAATGTTCATGGCGGCTGTTGGTATCCTAATGGCTTCTTCAGGACATAGAAATCAAAGTTGA
- the LOC103497572 gene encoding ureide permease 2-like isoform X2 codes for MYVVESKGGAIACMVFALLLLGTWPALLTLLERRGRLPQHTYLDYSITNLLAALIIAFTFGEIGNSSLHHPNFIQQLSQDNWPSVMFAMAGGIVLSLGNLSTQYAWAFVGLSVTEVITSSITVVIGTTLNYFLDDKINKAEILFPGVACFLIAVCLGSAVHSSNTADNKAKLESLSRHTNQESNTTDAPPKSSKDFLVQLEKRRSIKVFGKSTLIGLSITFFAGICFSLFSPAFNLATNDQWHTLNNGVPHLSVYTAFFYFSVSCFVIAIVLNVVFLYRPILNSPKTTLKAYVNDWNGRGWALLAGLLCGFGNGLQFMGGQAAGYAAADAVQALPLVSTFWGIVLFGEYRRSSKKTYALLISMLLMFMAAVGILMASSGHRNQS; via the exons ATGTATGTGGTGGAGAGTAAAGGAGGTGCTATAGCTTGTATGGTATTTGCACTTTTGTTATTAGGAACATGGCCAGCACTTTTGACTTTGCTTGAACGAAGAGGGCGTCTTCCTCAACATACTTATCTTGATTACTCCATAACCAACTTATTAGCTGCTCTAATCATTGCTTTCACCTTTGGTGAGATTGGGAATTCCTCTCTTCATCATCCTAATTTTATCCAACAGCTTTCTCAG GATAATTGGCCTTCTGTGATGTTTGCTATGGCAGGTGGGATAGTACTAAGTCTTGGAAATCTTTCAACTCAATATGCTTGGGCTTTTGTCGGTTTATCAGTTACAGAAGTTATCACTTCAAGCATAACAGTTGTTATAG GTACAACTTTAAACTACTTTCTTGATGACAAAATCAATAAAGCTGAGATACTTTTCCCTGGTGTTGCTTGCTTTTTGATTGCTGTTTGTCTTGGTTCTGCTGTTCACTCATCCAACACAGCTGATAACAAAGCAAAACTTGAAAGTTTGTCTCGCCACACGAACCAAGAATCCAA CACAACTGATGCTCCTCCTAAATCAAGCAAGg ATTTTCTTGTTCAACTTGAGAAAAGAAGATCCATTAAA GTCTTTGGTAAGAGTACATTAATTGGACTATCCATAACTTTCTTTGCTGGAATTTGCTTTTCTCTCTTCTCACCAGCATTCAATTTGGCAACAAACGATCAATGGCACACTTTAAACAACGGTGTTCCGCACTTGTCGGTCTACACTGCGTTTTTCTACTTCTCGGTTTCTTGCTTCGTCATAGCCATCGTTCTCAACGTCGTCTTCCTTTACCGCCCCATACTTAACTCGCCAAAAACAACATTGAAGGCATATGTGAATGATTGGAATGGTAGAGGATGGGCGTTGTTGGCTGGACTCTTGTGTGGCTTTGGCAATGGTTTGCAGTTTATGGGTGGCCAAGCTGCTGGTTATGCTGCAGCGGATGCTGTGCAG GCGCTTCCACTGGTAAGCACGTTCTGGGGAATTGTTCTATTTGGAGAATACCGTAGATCATCGAAGAAAACATATGCTTTGCTCATAAGTATGTTGTTAATGTTCATGGCGGCTGTTGGTATCCTAATGGCTTCTTCAGGACATAGAAATCAAAGTTGA